From Salarias fasciatus chromosome 12, fSalaFa1.1, whole genome shotgun sequence, the proteins below share one genomic window:
- the fancg gene encoding Fanconi anemia group G protein produces the protein MDQALSVFDRWTQENNDVVKKYQLQNGEQDVSHQSHNQTQHLKWCLSEFHKLLRKVQGIPPQVEHTQLELAVVFNACVCSVAQSHFSEAERLLSQAMDRVLNITGDGGDASDVCVRWKAVFKSAGNPTLKPCVPYLFCLQWALWLATCQLKVIQDIQSEISSLCEMLCGEVWDDRGITTKGKLSSIPMLIMDPRRLFELLQICTSIVQGAERLSDGQSSEALSSLQTASTMPAPRALVALTHLLSGFCLVHMSRPQMALQCYRKALETDSRCVCALYQSMLIYRQQGNTQAEIQALRLLHKTLTVAGATQPALADINPLSSSLFLSSQSLTTLLSVPSALSVLHSMALKCVLHGRVSEGVEHYLDLLAAFHSDDHNRMLAEAHTLPKLPDLYLEAGAALLIDQRPADCMALCNEVISMTMELLPENVVLEEPEEKNEPETGALSDDKVATLLWTAAAYFLQGHCHTHLKDWKQAVTHYTRCINLLVKVCVKQKGSQPQIPTADITGNFGTNLYTLQRLKGLSLAGRGVSFTQMDKLKEALRDLQLSLHTFPDCVGSGLWCGEVLWRLSRRQEAAACWKKTWSIRPQSLDDRVPVYLHELQIGASLDSSELRHRIQELGLA, from the exons ATGGACCAAGCACTGTCTGTATTTGACAGATGGACACAGGAAAACAACGACGTGGTAAAGAAATATCAA CTGCAAAATGGAGAACAAGATGTCTCACACCAAAGCCACAACCAGACCCAACACCTTAAATGGTGTTTATCTGAGTTTCACAAACTTCTGAGGAAAGTTCAAG GCATCCCTCCTCAAGTGgagcacacacagctggaactgGCAGTGGTGTTCAATGCTTGTGTATGCTCAGTTGCACAATCTCATTTCTCAGAAGCTGAACGGCTCCTCTCACAAGCCATGGATAGAG TTTTAAACATAACAGGAGATGGTGGTGATGCCTCAGATGTCTGTGTGCGTTGGAAAGCAGTCTTCAAATCTGCGGGAAATCCAACTTTGAAGCCCTGTGTACCTTACCTTTTCTGTCTCCAGTGGGCATTGTGGCTGGCCACCTGCCAGCTGAAAGTTATACAGGACATTCAG TCAGAGATATCATCTCTGTGTGAGATGCTTTGTGGTGAAGTCTGGGATGACAGGGGAATAACAACAAAGGGAAAGCTCTCATCTATTCCAATGCTGATCATGGACCCAAGAAGGCTTTTTGAATTACTGCAGATCTGCACTTCCATTGTGCAAG GAGCTGAAAGACTGAGTGATGGGCAGAGTTCAGAAGCGCTGTCGAGTCTCCAGACAGCCTCTACGATGCCAGCTCCCAGAGCTCTTGTGGCATTAACGCACCTCCTGTCAGGCTTCTGCCTGGTCCATATG AGTCGCCCTCAGATGGCACTGCAGTGTTACCGAAAAGCTCTGGAGACAGACTCCCGTTGTGTTTGTGCACTTTACCAGAGCATGCTCATCTACAGACAGCAGGGAAACACACAGGCTGAGATACAAGCTCTTCGATTACTGCACAAA ACTCTGACGGTGGCCGGTGCCACGCAGCCCGCACTGGCTGATATCAATCCCCTCTCCTCATCCTTATTCCTCAGCAGCCAGTCACTGACCACCTTGCTTTCAGTGCCATCTGCCCTCAGCGTCCTTCATAGTATGGCTCTCAAGTGTGTGCTCCATGGAAG AGTGTCAGAGGGTGTTGAACATTATCTGGACCTGCTGGCTGCTTTTCATTCAGATGATCATAATAGA ATGCTTGCTGAGGCCCACACTCTACCCAAATTACCTGACCTTTACCTGGAAGCTGGTGCTGCCTTGCTCATTGACCAGCGGCCTGCAGATTGTATGGCGCTCTGCAATGAAGTCATCAGCATGACAATGGAGCTGCTGCCAGAAAATGTGGTGCTGGAGGAGCCTGAGGAGAAAAATGAGCCTGAGACGGGAGCCTTGAGCGACGATAAAGTGGCCACACTGCTCTGGACTGCAGCTGCTTACTTCCTCCAGGGTCACTGCCACACTCACCTGAAGGACTGGAAACAAGCTGTGACTCACTACACAAG ATGTATCAACCTGCTGGTCAAAGTGTGTGTTAAACAGAAAG GTTCCCAGCCGCAAATCCCCACTGCAGATATCACTGGGAACTTTGGAACAAATCTATATACTCTTCAGAGGCTAAAGGGGCTTTCTCTGGCTGGCCGAGGCGTCAGCTTCACTCAGATGGACAAGCTGAAAGAAGCACTGAGGGAcctccagctcagcctgcaTACCTTTCCAG actgtgtggGATCCGGGCTGTGGTGTGGCGAGGTGCTGTGGCGACTCAGCAGGAGACAGGAGGCGGCAGCTTGTTGGAAAAAGACCTGGAGCATCAGACCTCAGTCCTTAGACGA TCGTGTTCCCGTGTACCTGCATGAACTTCAGATTGGTGCTTCACTGGATTCCTCAGAACTACGGCACAGAATACAGGAACTCGGTCTTGCATAG